In one Gopherus evgoodei ecotype Sinaloan lineage chromosome 1, rGopEvg1_v1.p, whole genome shotgun sequence genomic region, the following are encoded:
- the LOC115646226 gene encoding lysozyme G-like isoform X2 codes for MLLTLMILGLAALIGTSESQTGCYGNINKVDTTGASCRTAKAERLSYCGVRASTTIAAKDLRAMNNYKTIIKNAGRKRCVDPAVIAGIISRESHAGKALKGGWGDRGNGFGLMQVDKRYHRLVGRWNSEAHVLQGTGILVSMIKGIQKKFPRWTKDQQLKGGISAYNAGLRNVQTYNKMDIGTTGNDYANDVVARAKFFKRNGY; via the exons ATGCTACTAACACTGATGATTCTGGGCCTTGCTGCCCTCATTG GTACTTCTGAGAGTCAGACAGGATGCTATGGTAACATAAACAAGGTTGATACCACTGGAGCTTCCTGTAGAACTGCAAAAGCAGAACGCTTATCCTACTGTG GAGTTCGTGCTTCAACAACAATTGCAGCGAAAGACTTACGTGCTATGAACAATTATAAAACCATCATTAAGAACGCTGGAAGAAAAAGATGTGTGGATCCAGCTGTGATTGCTGGTATCATCTCTCGAGAGTCACATGCTGGAAAGGCTCTAAAGGGTGGCTGGGGTGATCGTGGAAATGGATTTGGTTTGATGCAG GTTGATAAACGCTACCATAGATTGGTTGGACGATGGAATAGTGAGGCACATGTTCTTCAGGGAACAGGCATCCTTGTTAGTATGATTAAGGGAATCCAGAAAAAGTTCCCCAGATGGACAAAGGACCAACAGCTGAAAG GAGGGATTTCTGCCTACAATGCAGGACTACGAAACGTCCAAACCTATAATAAAATGGACATTGGCACAACCGGCAATGACTATGCCAATGATGTCGTTGCACGAGCCAAGTTTTTTAAGAGAAATGGATACTGA
- the LOC115646226 gene encoding lysozyme G-like isoform X1: MATWIWEDFISDSLGCLRRTVPMLLTLMILGLAALIGTSESQTGCYGNINKVDTTGASCRTAKAERLSYCGVRASTTIAAKDLRAMNNYKTIIKNAGRKRCVDPAVIAGIISRESHAGKALKGGWGDRGNGFGLMQVDKRYHRLVGRWNSEAHVLQGTGILVSMIKGIQKKFPRWTKDQQLKGGISAYNAGLRNVQTYNKMDIGTTGNDYANDVVARAKFFKRNGY; the protein is encoded by the exons ATGGCTACCTGGATATGGGAAG ACTTTATTTCCGACTCTCTTGGGTGCTTGAGAAGAACCGTCCCCATGCTACTAACACTGATGATTCTGGGCCTTGCTGCCCTCATTG GTACTTCTGAGAGTCAGACAGGATGCTATGGTAACATAAACAAGGTTGATACCACTGGAGCTTCCTGTAGAACTGCAAAAGCAGAACGCTTATCCTACTGTG GAGTTCGTGCTTCAACAACAATTGCAGCGAAAGACTTACGTGCTATGAACAATTATAAAACCATCATTAAGAACGCTGGAAGAAAAAGATGTGTGGATCCAGCTGTGATTGCTGGTATCATCTCTCGAGAGTCACATGCTGGAAAGGCTCTAAAGGGTGGCTGGGGTGATCGTGGAAATGGATTTGGTTTGATGCAG GTTGATAAACGCTACCATAGATTGGTTGGACGATGGAATAGTGAGGCACATGTTCTTCAGGGAACAGGCATCCTTGTTAGTATGATTAAGGGAATCCAGAAAAAGTTCCCCAGATGGACAAAGGACCAACAGCTGAAAG GAGGGATTTCTGCCTACAATGCAGGACTACGAAACGTCCAAACCTATAATAAAATGGACATTGGCACAACCGGCAATGACTATGCCAATGATGTCGTTGCACGAGCCAAGTTTTTTAAGAGAAATGGATACTGA